GAATTTGATCATGCAGTGGTGCACTGCTCATAGTGTCCCATATGATCCCCCGGAGGCTGCAGATGCACCTGCAGAGTCATTTGCTGAAGCTTTGCCAATCAAAGCTGCAACTGAAGCTAATAGAGCAACAACAACCCTTCTTGTTCAACATCTAGCTAATGGATCACAGGGAGCTCAAGCTATTGCTGCTCGAGAGATTCGCTTGCTGGCTAAAACAGGAAAGAAAAACCGTGCTTTTATTGCAGAGGCTGGGGCAATACCACATTTATGCAAGCTGCTGTCATCTTCAAACCCTGTTGCTCAAGAGAATTCTGTTACTGCAATGCTGAACTTATCCATTTATGATAAAAACAAAAGCCTTATTATGGATGAGGATGGTTGTCTAAGATCGATTGTTGAAGTCTTGAGGCTCGGGCTCACAACGGAGGCGCGGGAAAATGCTGCAGCAACTTTGTTCAGCCTTTCAGCTGTTCATGACTATAAGAAGAGAATAGCAGATCAAGGAGGGGCAATTGAGGCCTTAGCAGGGTTGTTGAGAGTGGGGACGCCAAGAGGGAAGAAGGATGCCGTAACTGCTTTATTTAATCTGTCGACTCATTCGGACAATTATGCGAGAATGATAGAGGTTGGAGCAGTTACAGCACTTGTCGGAGCTTTGGGGAATGAAGGGGTTGCGGAGGAAGCCGCAGGTGCCTTGGCCTTAATTGTCAGGCAACCAATCGGGGCTGAAGCTGTGGGGAAGGAAGAAATGGCTGTGGCAGGGTTAATAACGATGATGAGATGTGGAACCGCAAGAGGTAAAGAGAATGCAGTTGCAGCACTGCTTGAGTTGTGCCGCAGTGGTGGGGCTGCTGCAACCGAAAGAGTGCTCGGGGCCCCAGCATTGGCTGGCTTACTGCAGACACTGTTGTTTACGGGTACGAAACGGGCAAGAAGAAAGGCTGCATCACTTGCTAGAGTGTTTCAGAGGTGCGAGAATGCATCCTTGCATTTTGGTGGATTGGGTGTTGGATATGCATTTGCAGGCAACTCAACTCCTCCTAACAGGGATCCACGATTCACGGATGACGTCTCAATGCCTATGTCTATCTCTGTGCAAGTATTGTAAAGGTAAACATCACAGTGCGGTACTGTCCTCCTCGCTTATATATAAGTTGTCATTTTTGTTGgtaatatatttacaaattctttcattgaaaatttcagataatgagaaaaaagaaaattaccgAAATGAGATAATCCAATCATCTGTTGTGGGAGAATGATAGAAATGTCACTGAGCGATTACCTtcatcttattatatatatgtgatgttcAGTGAGTTAGAGAACAATAAATACAGTAACACTGGAAAAGACCGTCACAAGCTCATGAATCATGAACAATAAAGAACTTAAAGCgactaaatttacattttgtttTCAACTTGTGtggaaaattagaaattttatcattttgaatgTTCCATTTGCCAAAGTTAACATGCTGATTCTTATCAAACATGAGTTGGAGGTGGTTGCATGAATCAATTAGGTTAAATCTCGGGTTTATTTCTTCAAGCTCTTGCTGAAATCATTTGTCTACTTGAatcatctctttttctttccaatATTCCGACAAAGAATCCATGGAAACTTATTATCCGGAATGAATAATTGGACTATGAGTCAAACTCAGAGTAtagattttatttgatataaaatcaCATGCAAACTTATAGAAGCATCTAAAAAAGCTAAGGTCATTGTTTTGATCAGATGGTTTTATTACCTCAAAACCATAAGAATTAAGGCATCTCACCTTTTATGAAGATTCTGAGAAGTGAGATATTTTATTTAGGTAAGTGTTCAAAGAAAGGTGGGAAATTCTCCTATGACATGGTTGGTTGCCCAGTTTTTCTGTGGAGAAATTAGTTttgaacaataaaaataaagattagtaattaatttgtctttttttttttatttaaaaaaaataaaatgtagaatagaaaagaaatagTAACATCACAACCCAAGACAGAAAAAAAGCTCCAACTTCAACGCGTGCATTTGATGAGAGTGGAGATccattaatttatatatacccCCTCATCTTGTTTCTGATAAGTGTAAAGGAGGGCAGAGGTATTAATGCCTTACCTTTACGGCATTTCTCCAACCTggaaaacaaatattttggttttttgttATTACAAGGTCTAGTTGACAGGGAATAAAGTTAGGCACTCTTTTCAACACAGAATTGTGCACAAAAATGAAGTTGGGTGTTCTTCCATTATTATTGAAGGCAATTTCTGGTCCTGGACAACCAATAGTTAGACTTGCAcctaatttattcaatttgccTAACTTGGTTTGGTATTATTGACTTTGGATTTTGGACCACTCTGTGCTGATGAATGGTAAACCCTTTGCTCTGCCACAAACTCAAAAAACTTGTTGAAACGAGTGAAAGTAAAACCAAGAAATCAGAAAAAGTCCATTGTTCATTTAATAGGAAAACAGAAACATGATTTGGTGCAATGTTTTTGGGTTCGATGGTGAAGACTGGATTGCAAGGGATGCATGCATTTAGACAAGTacacaaattctattttattgtaTTGGAAATTTAGTGGTCAAACTCATTGATTGCTGATTTTGGATGCAAATGGAATTTTCTTTCTCCAAACTAGGGGCGACCAATGAATTATGGTCTATTGGtcatcatcatttttatttaaaattacctgaatattttaattttgcttcaataacacatattttaataaataaatctaattatttttattttaaataaatataattgttgaTGACATAATATGATGTCACcttaataagattaaattaaatcaaaataaaatttttatgctatgtcaaatcaaatttctttaaataGTGCATATGCAAATTTGCGTATAATGTTGAAGCCGACACTCGCACTGATTTCTACTGTGACTGTCACACACAGTTgagacacacacctgtgtggacgaaaatagaccattttacaagttatatttctcacccaattttgtGTCAACCTACAATCAACATTATGCATATAAAcaagccatattatggcatccaaaacaaacaaaatcaagtttaaaacatgtagtatattcacatacaaccaatatgcccttaggcacctcaaatgacaattataaacatgtataaccatgtaattcatgtaACCAAGAAATCAACCAACTTTTATGTATAATTGCATTAACacacaacatgtaaatcatttaccaaaacttaACATTTGGTACCAATTGTATCACTTATTCAATagcatcaaatacatatacactTGCTATAGCATAGTACCAAATCACACTCGAGGTGTCTATGGTCGGACGGCCTGCCCTACTTAAACACCCACCtagaaatatgggtttgggcaaaaaacaaggcccgtttagaaaacgggtcgggcctcgggcaccactttttggcccgggcctggcccgaatataataaatatatatatttaaaatttttaattttaaaatatttttaaaattcttttttatttttttatttttaaaataaatttttggtatttattaaaaaaatgggccgggccatgccgggctcgggcttaggaaATTTTTCTCGGGCcaggcctggacaaaatttcaggcccatatttcgggccgggcccgggcctaggacgcGGGAcgaaattttttctgggcccggcccggcccatggacacctctaaaTCAAACCAAGTTATAAAACACACCTcatatgcatattcaactactattttacctttcatcattcaatcacaaATCGTTCCACACATCAACATTATAAGGTAAATTATGCAcataccaaaataccaaaacacaagTCAAATAAGTGGCTTATctcaacaaaacacatataggcCATCATTTATcgaaaataacctatacatgccattataaccaaaatcaaaacatccgaaagta
This genomic stretch from Gossypium raimondii isolate GPD5lz chromosome 6, ASM2569854v1, whole genome shotgun sequence harbors:
- the LOC105773319 gene encoding U-box domain-containing protein 17, with the translated sequence MATAAIFSSLRRRRSPSLEAFLAPVDLTQVALLQTLAAVSSELISCFSDKPFFFQRRNSRSLIRKIEIFLVMLEYLRDSGSRSMPNLPSTAILCFKELYLLLYRSKILLDYCAQSSKLWLLLQNHSISGHFHDLNQEISTLLDVFPINDVGLSDDVREQVELLQKHARKAKLYVDKSDENLRLRFFSFLNEFDNGRIPNHVDLRLFFVERLGIRDAKSCRSEIEFLEEQIVNHEGDIEPTACVLNGFVAITRYCRFLLFGFEEDEVQLPSRKQKKPRKGLITREIADTFVTIPKDFCCPISLDLMTDPVIISTGQTYDRSSIVRWLEEGHCTCPKTGQMLIHTRLVPNRALRNLIMQWCTAHSVPYDPPEAADAPAESFAEALPIKAATEANRATTTLLVQHLANGSQGAQAIAAREIRLLAKTGKKNRAFIAEAGAIPHLCKLLSSSNPVAQENSVTAMLNLSIYDKNKSLIMDEDGCLRSIVEVLRLGLTTEARENAAATLFSLSAVHDYKKRIADQGGAIEALAGLLRVGTPRGKKDAVTALFNLSTHSDNYARMIEVGAVTALVGALGNEGVAEEAAGALALIVRQPIGAEAVGKEEMAVAGLITMMRCGTARGKENAVAALLELCRSGGAAATERVLGAPALAGLLQTLLFTGTKRARRKAASLARVFQRCENASLHFGGLGVGYAFAGNSTPPNRDPRFTDDVSMPMSISVQVL